Proteins encoded together in one Quercus lobata isolate SW786 chromosome 3, ValleyOak3.0 Primary Assembly, whole genome shotgun sequence window:
- the LOC115978808 gene encoding 1-aminocyclopropane-1-carboxylate oxidase homolog 4-like isoform X1 produces the protein MATNVNDEEYDRVKEVKQFDESKIGVKGLVDSGITTIPRFFVHPPDVLSQLKPGSKTRPDLVIPTIDLSGVDSHHNRSLIVDQIRQACSSFGFFQIINHGVPLGVLDRTIESIKGFHEEPTEIKARFYTRGPGTGVSYISNVDLYNSKAASWRDSLYLRMGPKMADHDQIPEICRNEVIEWDREIKRLGEVLSGLMCEGLGVETSRLKEMTCLEGRTMAGHYYPKCPQPDLTVGTVYHTDADVLTVLQQDNVGGLQVKYGEDWVDVKPVPGALIINVGDLLQIISNEVYRSAEHRVLANSSHEPRVSVAVFFNVGNRDDLCGPLPELISSEKPALYRQFTVTDFMTRFYKTEVDGKSLSNYYKL, from the exons atGGCAACCAACGTTAACGACGAAGAATACGACAGAGTAAAAGAAGTAAAGCAGTTCGACGAATCAAAGATCGGAGTTAAAGGCCTTGTCGACTCCGGCATAACCACCATCCCTCGTTTCTTCGTTCACCCACCCGATGTTCTGTCCCAACTCAAACCCGGATCcaaaacccgacccgacctcGTCATCCCCACAATCGACCTTTCTGGCGTTGACTCTCACCACAACCGCTCCCTCATCGTTGACCAAATCAGACAAGCCTGTTCAAGTTTCGGGTTCTTCCAGATTATCAATCATGGTGTGCCCCTGGGAGTTCTGGACCGTACGATTGAATCAATCAAAGGGTTCCACGAGGAACCAACCGAGATTAAGGCGCGGTTCTACACTAGAGGGCCAGGAACAGGCGTATCTTACATTTCTAACGTGGATTTGTACAACTCCAAAGCTGCAAGTTGGAG GGACTCCCTTTACCTTAGAATGGGTCCCAAGATGGCAGATCATGATCAAATCCCTGAGATATGTAGAAATGAGGTGATTGAGTGGGACCGAGAGATCAAACGGCTAGGAGAGGTTTTATCAGGGCTGATGTGTGAAGGGCTTGGAGTAGAGACATCGAGGTTGAAGGAAATGACATGTTTGGAAGGTAGAACAATGGCGGGTCACTACTACCCCAAGTGCCCACAACCTGATCTGACGGTTGGGACTGTATATCATACGGATGCAGATGTTTTGACTGTGTTGCAGCAGGACAATGTTGGTGGGTTGCAGGTTAAGTATGGTGAGGATTGGGTGGATGTTAAACCTGTTCCTGGAGCTCTTATTATAAACGTTGGAGATTTGCTTCAG ATCATATCCAATGAAGTATACAGAAGTGCAGAGCATAGAGTCTTGGCCAACTCTTCCCATGAACCACGAGTCTCAGTTGCAGTTTTCTTTAATGTAGGCAATAGGGATGACCTGTGTGGGCCGCTGCCAGAGCTAATATCATCAGAGAAACCAGCTCTCTATAGGCAGTTCACCGTGACAGACTTCATGACAAGGTTCTACAAAACAGAGGTGGATGGCAAATCTTTATCAAATTACTATAAGCTGTAA
- the LOC115978808 gene encoding 1-aminocyclopropane-1-carboxylate oxidase homolog 4-like isoform X2 has protein sequence MATNVNDEEYDRVKEVTQFDESKIGVKGLVDSGITTIPRFFVHPPDVLSQLKPGSKTRPDLVIPTIDLSGVDSHHNRSLIVDQIRQACSSFGFFQIINHGVPLGVLDRTIESIKGFHEEPTEIKARFYTRGPGTGVSYISNVDLYNSKAASWRDSLYLRMGPKMADHDQIPEICRNEVIEWDREIKRLGEVLSGLMCEGLGVETSRLKEMTCLEGRTMAGHYYPKCPQPDLTVGTVYHTDADVLTVLQQDNVGGLQVKYGEDWVDVKPVPGALIINVGDLLQIISNEVYRSAEHRVLANSSHEPRVSVAVFFNVGNRDDLCGPLPELISSEKPALYRQFTVTDFMTRFYKTEVDGKSLSNYYKL, from the exons CTTGTCGACTCCGGCATAACCACCATCCCTCGTTTCTTCGTTCACCCACCCGATGTTCTGTCCCAACTCAAACCCGGATCcaaaacccgacccgacctcGTCATCCCCACAATCGACCTTTCTGGCGTTGACTCTCACCACAACCGCTCCCTCATCGTTGACCAAATCAGACAAGCCTGTTCAAGTTTCGGGTTCTTCCAGATTATCAATCATGGTGTGCCCCTGGGAGTTCTGGACCGTACGATTGAATCAATCAAAGGGTTCCACGAGGAACCAACCGAGATTAAGGCGCGGTTCTACACTAGAGGGCCAGGAACAGGCGTATCTTACATTTCTAACGTGGATTTGTACAACTCCAAAGCTGCAAGTTGGAG GGACTCCCTTTACCTTAGAATGGGTCCCAAGATGGCAGATCATGATCAAATCCCTGAGATATGTAGAAATGAGGTGATTGAGTGGGACCGAGAGATCAAACGGCTAGGAGAGGTTTTATCAGGGCTGATGTGTGAAGGGCTTGGAGTAGAGACATCGAGGTTGAAGGAAATGACATGTTTGGAAGGTAGAACAATGGCGGGTCACTACTACCCCAAGTGCCCACAACCTGATCTGACGGTTGGGACTGTATATCATACGGATGCAGATGTTTTGACTGTGTTGCAGCAGGACAATGTTGGTGGGTTGCAGGTTAAGTATGGTGAGGATTGGGTGGATGTTAAACCTGTTCCTGGAGCTCTTATTATAAACGTTGGAGATTTGCTTCAG ATCATATCCAATGAAGTATACAGAAGTGCAGAGCATAGAGTCTTGGCCAACTCTTCCCATGAACCACGAGTCTCAGTTGCAGTTTTCTTTAATGTAGGCAATAGGGATGACCTGTGTGGGCCGCTGCCAGAGCTAATATCATCAGAGAAACCAGCTCTCTATAGGCAGTTCACCGTGACAGACTTCATGACAAGGTTCTACAAAACAGAGGTGGATGGCAAATCTTTATCAAATTACTATAAGCTGTAA